Proteins from a single region of Eremothecium gossypii ATCC 10895 chromosome VI, complete sequence:
- the RRG1 gene encoding Rrg1p (Syntenic homolog of Saccharomyces cerevisiae YDR065W (RRG1)), giving the protein MSSLYEKASDFDTATLQTRMVQPFTRYAAHRHLVLSWYRYTLRITNYVPISNLLRRQTREVVRETILKHRGTQSSWKVLQLLEDMKQLNSHLAVAKAVGAWQIIQKYAAKPTPQEERLPMPAKHYNDPSKDKEAHYYWRYHRDLTRKHLLPAVIPNDYMEKLIAPLARHASDLRTLGIVQRNIQRSPKAYLSYTMVGSDRLWFVRSAVNRKKRQSRRLTAMIVALRRAAQRSLDMSNRLKEEVIWATHEAKWEQLLATGTLPPDGAKSDWKPGRAWLEPYEAAFRNQLANRKRTSQKLKRYSAQISKVHLPYYIKCSAAMHTRRAKRFECFQKELHTVNPFVPGRDLGSLLSKWRMVNGKNYYR; this is encoded by the coding sequence ATGTCATCTTTATATGAAAAAGCTTCTGACTTCGACACAGCGACTCTTCAGACACGCATGGTCCAACCTTTTACTCGCTATGCCGCCCATAGGCATCTAGTGTTGAGTTGGTATCGATATACACTCCGAATTACAAATTATGTACCGATATCCAATCTCTTGAGAAGACAGACCCGTGAAGTAGTTAGGGAAACGATACTCAAACATCGAGGTACACAGTCTAGCTGGAAGGTTTTACAGCTTTTGGAGGATATGAAGCAGTTAAATAGTCACCTCGCAGTAGCGAAGGCGGTAGGCGCATGGCAGATAATCCAGAAGTACGCTGCAAAACCGACACCACAGGAAGAGCGGCTGCCCATGCCAGCAAAGCATTACAATGATCCCTCTAAGGATAAAGAAGCACATTACTACTGGCGCTACCATCGAGACCTAACGAGAAAACATCTCCTACCAGCAGTCATACCAAATGACTACATGGAGAAGCTCATTGCCCCTCTTGCGCGGCATGCCTCCGACCTCAGGACACTTGGCATCGTCCAGCGCAACATCCAGCGCTCTCCTAAAGCATACCTTAGCTACACTATGGTGGGCAGTGATCGACTGTGGTTCGTGCGTTCAGCTGTCAACAGGAAGAAGCGGCAGTCCCGAAGGCTCACGGCTATGATCGTCGCGTTGCGCAGGGCTGCCCAACGAAGCCTTGACATGTCAAACCGCTTGAAAGAAGAGGTGATATGGGCCACCCACGAGGCCAAGTGGGAGCAACTGCTCGCTACTGGGACCCTTCCCCCAGATGGGGCCAAAAGCGACTGGAAGCCTGGCCGAGCATGGCTGGAACCATATGAGGCCGCGTTTCGGAACCAGCTTGCAAATCGCAAGCGCACGAGCCAGAAGCTCAAGCGCTATAGTGCCCAAATCAGCAAGGTACACCTCCCGTATTACATTAAGTGCAGTGCTGCTATGCATACCCGTCGCGCCAAACGCTTCGAGTGTTTCCAGAAAGAGCTCCACACCGTTAATCCATTCGTTCCAGGCAGAGATCTCGGTTCCCTACTCTCCAAGTGGCGAATGGTGAACGGTAAAAACTACTATCGCTGA
- the RTR1 gene encoding RNA polymerase II subunit B1 CTD phosphatase RTR1 (Syntenic homolog of Saccharomyces cerevisiae YER139C (RTR1) and YDR066C (RTR2)), with translation MATIEDIQKQVLVAYQQHRQLSLKEADLLTVELLELLSQTECTPETLKYVGRFFTKTTYSDLIDERNLNKLCGYPLCGQSQGRIRDPYENRRVSNFLTQNNPYKYLTSFCSKLHFRCSQFYQVQLSDEALFARVGVHLDDYEAGRVLLLEEAMAEERDLRTMIRGMNGLSLGENGAGDELQKDLSEWLSEVRIVENERPPLLGDLMKE, from the coding sequence ATGGCTACTATTGAGGACATTCAAAAGCAGGTTTTAGTTGCCTATCAGCAACATCGGCAACTGTCACTAAAGGAGGCGGACCTGCTGACGGTCGAATTGCTCGAACTGCTCTCGCAGACAGAATGCACACCCGAGACACTAAAATACGTGGGAAGGTTCTTTACCAAGACGACATATTCAGACTTGATAGATGAGCGCAATCTAAACAAGCTATGCGGGTACCCGCTGTGCGGGCAGAGCCAAGGTCGTATCCGTGATCCCTACGAGAATCGACGGGTGAGCAACTTTCTGACACAGAACAACCCCTACAAATATCTCACAAGCTTCTGCAGCAAGCTGCACTTCCGGTGCTCACAGTTCTACCAGGTGCAGCTGTCAGATGAGGCATTATTTGCGCGGGTAGGTGTGCACCTCGACGACTACGAAGCAGGGCGTGTGTTACTATTAGAGGAAGCCATGGCTGAGGAGCGCGATCTACGGACGATGATCCGCGGCATGAACGGGCTGAGTCTAGGGGAGAACGGAGCGGGTGACGAACTACAGAAGGACCTCAGCGAATGGCTGAGCGAGGTGCGCATAGTTGAGAACGAGCGGCCGCCTCTGCTGGGAGACCTGATGAAGGAATAG
- the EMP65 gene encoding Emp65p (Syntenic homolog of Saccharomyces cerevisiae YER140W), producing the protein MRRREKLTKPWENIRAWDIVGLLGNARRVLLNSLEPLAARIASQTEAVATDAEVAGEVEQIINMVMLPMTLERFFLFALLGCLDCFIYYFTIVPLRLAGGLVRRDTSAKATRDLLMLSMIVVASAILLRVDTSRVYHRIKGQSAVKLYMMFQVLDMCDKMLASLGQNLLSTLTVSRAWRTRDTALVVAATGYLVAHAFVLIYQTIALNVAVNSYSNSLLTLLLSMQFAELKASVFKRMDKEGVFQLAIADIVERFQLLTFLTSIAFRNVVATGHSISRVLPNSWQLASTSSVLLGVLYGPMVMVIGSELLVDWVKHGYVTKFNRLRPHLYDRFLHILCNDHQNNLHKFQARIGLPVPALVVLFIVLVGPAVLQMLDPTNTSRLNIITVLALVFICMVLAKFILQALLMKWAKTLQQQHAPAPQGIYVPGALSPGLGKVDDQMRASIHSKPFPSSSDSNEETRKTVPPSLNELRNKKDTKNTHSLEAVERFKMVSKRIW; encoded by the coding sequence ATGAGACGGCGCGAGAAGTTGACTAAACCGTGGGAAAACATCAGAGCATGGGATATAGTGGGGCTGCTAGGTAATGCACGCAGAGTACTACTAAACTCACTAGAGCCACTTGCGGCACGGATAGCGTCGCAAACAGAGGCCGTAGCCACTGATGCCGAGGTAGCTGGTGAGGTGGAGCAGATAATAAATATGGTTATGCTGCCCATGACGCTGGAGCGGTTCTTTTTGTTTGCGCTGTTAGGATGCCTGGACTGCTTCATATATTACTTCACCATTGTACCTCTACGGCTGGCGGGGGGGCTAGTGCGGCGCGATACAAGCGCTAAAGCTACGCGGGATCTGCTGATGCTAAGTATGATTGTGGTAGCAAGCGCAATTCTGCTTCGCGTGGACACATCGAGGGTTTACCATAGAATCAAGGGCCAGAGCGCGGTAAAGCTCTACATGATGTTCCAGGTGCTGGACATGTGCGACAAGATGTTAGCAAGCCTGGGGCAGAACCTGCTGAGCACTTTGACAGTCTCGCGGGCTTGGCGCACCCGCGACACAGCGCTAGTGGTGGCAGCTACAGGGTACTTGGTGGCACATGCGTTTGTTCTGATATACCAGACCATTGCGCTGAACGTCGCGGTGAACTCGTACTCGAACTCTCTGCTAACATTGCTCCTTTCGATGCAGTTTGCAGAGCTCAAAGCATCCGTATTCAAGCGGATGGACAAGGAGGGCGTCTTCCAGCTTGCAATCGCCGATATCGTGGAGCGGTTCCAATTACTGACGTTCCTGACAAGCATTGCGTTTCGAAACGTAGTGGCGACTGGGCACTCGATATCGCGGGTCTTACCGAACTCGTGGCAGCTTGCGTCAACCTCATCGGTGTTGCTGGGCGTTCTGTACGGGCCCATGGTGATGGTCATCGGTAGCGAGCTACTGGTTGACTGGGTGAAGCACGGCTATGTCACCAAATTCAACCGCCTGCGCCCGCACCTATATGACCGTTTTTTGCATATACTGTGCAATGATCACCAGAATAATCTGCACAAATTCCAAGCACGTATCGGCTTGCCGGTGCCGGCGCTGGTCGTACTGTTTATCGTGCTGGTAGGGCCTGCGGTTTTGCAAATGCTGGATCCTACCAATACCTCGAGGCTCAACATCATAACTGTTCTTGCACTTGTATTTATTTGCATGGTTCTGGCCAAGTTTATATTGCAAGCGCTACTCATGAAATGGGCGAAGACACTTCAGCAACAGCATGCACCTGCACCTCAAGGGATCTACGTGCCTGGTGCGCTATCACCAGGCCTGGGTAAGGTTGACGATCAGATGCGGGCTTCCATACACTCTAAACCGTTCCCATCGTCGTCAGATTCAAATGAGGAAACTAGGAAGACGGTACCACCCAGCTTAAATGAGCTACGTAACAAGAAAGACACCAAGAACACACACTCACTGGAAGCCGTCGAGCGCTTTAAGATGGTCTCCAAGCGAATATGGTGA
- a CDS encoding AFR177Cp (NOHBY630; No homolog in Saccharomyces cerevisiae; Syntenic homolog of Kluyveromyces lactis KLLA0F12606g): MSEVSVKEYISQQEALERQAREAMPGDPTKCTYSMGPLRQPIFACRTCGDIGVCYSCSIQCHTECDLVELFEKRQFSCDCGTERQKSAEKTCKLRENSTADIPDYSNRYGQNFKGLFCWCAREYSPEKDAVMVQCLLGLECNEDWYHDHCIMGVRDDPDSADAERELPGFPALDTFAAFICWNCVHKYEMQFKRLLAHELADQLIADTVDWIPTDTPAERAALSDADRAMPGAAGSKRKAADQIYSIFLKEGYSAVLERVRDSLPPGDKLRIFLTDIAPFLIHEDPVYEPPEDSDPVSSYEAASRALDMVSHERALNGILAYQAFKTKLSEFLQPFADTGKVVKEEDIKSFFQAQKEPPEDSS, encoded by the coding sequence ATGAGCGAGGTAAGTGTCAAGGAGTATATTTCGCAGCAAgaggcgctggagcggcAGGCTAGAGAGGCAATGCCAGGGGACCCAACGAAATGCACGTACTCCATGGGGCCGCTAAGACAGCCGATATTTGCATGCCGGACATGTGGCGATATCGGGGTCTGCTACTCGTGTTCCATACAGTGCCACACGGAGTGCGACTTGGTCGAGCTGTTCGAGAAGAGGCAGTTCAGCTGCGACTGTGGCACGGAAAGACAGAAGTCTGCAGAGAAGACGTGTAAGTTGAGGGAAAACAGCACTGCTGACATCCCCGATTACTCAAATCGGTACGGGCAGAACTTCAAGGGTCTCTTCTGCTGGTGTGCGCGGGAGTATTCGCCGGAGAAGGACGCGGTGATGGTGCAGTGCCTGCTCGGCCTCGAGTGCAACGAAGACTGGTACCATGACCACTGCATAATGGGAGTCCGCGATGATCCAGACAGTGCTGATGCAGAGCGCGAGCTGCCGGGCTTTCCTGCACTCGACACATTTGCCGCGTTTATCTGCTGGAATTGTGTCCATAAATATGAGATGCAGTTCAAGCGCCTGCTCGCTCATGAGCTAGCTGATCAGCTTATTGCAGACACGGTCGACTGGATTCCAACAGACACGCCGGCCGAGCGCGCAGCACTTTCGGACGCTGATCGTGCTATGCCAGGTGCGGCGGGGTCGAAGCGCAAGGCCGCAGACCAGATTTACTCTATTTTCTTGAAGGAGGGCTATTCCGCAGTGCTTGAGCGCGTCAGAGACTCGCTACCCCCAGGCGACAAGCTCAGAATCTTTCTGACTGATATTGCACCGTTTCTAATCCATGAGGACCCGGTTTACGAGCCTCCAGAAGACTCTGACCCCGTATCCTCGTATGAGGCTGCCTCTCGCGCTCTGGACATGGTGAGCCACGAGCGCGCGCTCAATGGCATCCTGGCATACCAGGCGTTCAAGACGAAGCTTTCGGAGTTCCTACAGCCTTTCGCAGATACCGGAAAGGTAGTCAAGGAAGAGGATATCAAGTCTTTCTTTCAGGCGCAAAAGGAGCCTCCAGAGGACTCATCGTAA
- the MCM2 gene encoding MCM DNA helicase complex subunit MCM2 (Syntenic homolog of Saccharomyces cerevisiae YBL023C (MCM2)) gives MASHNGMEGSHGRRRARDENDTEQRSSDSRSQSYEHPPSSPQVGSGRGSRMGNNSPLGSPDEIDFENPDNDGDERIEFADDLDDAEERIDEVDLVGDDMYADYTANRNKDFYENEGVDDAEHEELSLADRRRIDAQLNARDRMLHDSQVFLDDEMDADDKMQVDAMGMPVQRRRRRNQYDEADYDDLLSDMDVDPLMEELTLESLSDVKSSSYSEWITQPNVARTIARELKSFLLEYTDEYGKSVYGARIRTLGELNSESLEVNYRHLAESKAILALFLARCPEEMLKIFDTVAMEATQLHYPEYTRIHSEIHVRISDFPTIHNLRELREANLNSLVRVTGVVTRRTGVFPQLKYVKFNCLKCGSILGPYYQDSNEEIKISFCTNCRSKGPFRTNMEKTLYRNYQRLTLQESPGTVPAGRLPRHREVILLWDLVDVAKPGEEVEVTGIYKNTYDGNLNARNGFPVFATVLEANSIKRREGGLHSGDDAGDEGLDVFGWTEEEEREFRKMSRDRGIIDKIISSIAPSIYGHRDIKTAVACSLFGGVPKNVNGKHSIRGDINVLLLGDPGTAKSQILKYVEKTAHRAVFATGQGASAVGLTASVRKDPITKEWTLEGGALVLADKGVCLIDEFDKMNDQDRTSIHEAMEQQSISISKAGIVTTLQARCSIIAAANPNGGRYNSTLPLSQNVDLTEPILSRFDILCVVRDLVDEESDERLATFVVDSHIRSHPESDIHQEPADEDMEEADAGTAALSNRQKKLKRHRDKEGEISPIPQEVLMKYIHYARTKVNPKLHQMDMGKVSKVYADLRRESITTGSFPITVRHLESILRIAESFAKMRLSEFVSSWDLDRAIKVTVDSFVGAQKISVRRQLQRSFAIYTMSRGD, from the coding sequence ATGGCTTCGCATAACGGAATGGAGGGTTCACACGGGCGCAGAAGGGCTAGAGATGAAAACGATACAGAGCAGCGGAGTAGTGACAGCAGGTCACAGAGCTACGAGCACCCACCATCGTCGCCACAAGTTGGGAGCGGGCGCGGCTCGCGTATGGGGAATAATTCGCCGCTGGGGTCGCCGGACGAGATCGACTTCGAGAACCCCGATAACGACGGCGACGAGCGCATCGAGTTTGCAGACGACCTGGATGACGCAGAAGAGCGCATAGACGAGGTCGACCTGGTGGGCGACGACATGTACGCGGACTATACCGCCAATcgcaacaaggacttctaTGAAAATGAGGGCGTGGACGACGCGGAGCACGAGGAGCTGTCGTTGGCGGACCGGCGACGGATCGACGCGCAGCTCAATGCGCGGGACAGGATGCTCCACGATAGCCAGGTGTTTCTGGACGACGAGATGGACGCGGATGACAAGATGCAGGTGGACGCGATGGGTATGCCGGtgcagcgccggcgcagaAGGAACCAATACGACGAGGCGGACTATGACGATCTTCTCTCTGATATGGATGTAGACCCGCTGATGGAGGAGCTCACTCTCGAGTCTCTGAGCGATGTGAAGTCATCCAGCTATTCGGAGTGGATCACGCAACCGAACGTGGCGCGGACGATCGCACGGGAGCTGAAATCATTTCTCCTTGAGTATACCGACGAATACGGCAAGTCTGTGTACGGTGCGCGCATTAGAACGCTTGGTGAGCTGAATTCCGAGTCGCTGGAGGTCAACTACCGTCACTTAGCTGAGTCGAAGGCTATTTTGGCGCTTTTTTTAGCGAGGTGCCCGGAAGAGATGTTAAAGATATTCGATACAGTTGCCATGGAAGCAACGCAGCTGCATTACCCAGAATATACGCGCATACACTCAGAGATCCATGTGCGCATATCTGACTTTCCCACCATACACAATCTGCGAGAGCTGCGTGAGGCAAATCTAAACTCGTTGGTGCGTGTCACCGGTGTCGTTACCAGGAGAACAGGTGTGTTTCCGCAACTCAAGTATGTGAAATTCAACTGTTTAAAGTGTGGCTCCATTCTCGGCCCCTACTACCAGGACTCTAACGAAGAGATTAAGATATCCTTCTGTACCAATTGTCGTTCGAAAGGCCCATTCAGAACTAATATGGAAAAGACGTTGTATCGCAACTACCAGCGGCTCACACTACAAGAGTCTCCCGGGACTGTCCCTGCTGGCAGGCTTCCGCGCCATAGGGAAGTTATTCTTCTTTGGGACTTGGTTGATGTTGCCAAACCGGGCGAGGAAGTGGAGGTTACTGGAATTTACAAGAACACTTATGACGGCAATCTGAACGCCAGGAATGGCTTCCCCGTCTTTGCAACTGTCCTGGAGGCTAACTCTATCAAACGTAGGGAAGGTGGACTTCACTCAGGCGACGATGCTGGAGATGAAGGTTTAGATGTTTTTGGCTGGACTGAGGAAGAGGAGCGCGAGTTCCGTAAGATGTCACGGGACCGTGGTATTATTGACAAAATCATTTCATCTATCGCACCATCTATATATGGCCATCGTGACATTAAAACTGCGGTTGCTTGCTCACTCTTTGGCGGTGTACCGAAGAACGTAAATGGGAAGCATTCGATACGTGGTGATATCAACGTCTTACTCTTAGGTGACCCAGGTACTGCCAAATCTCAAATCTTAAAATATGTGGAAAAGACGGCACATAGGGCTGTCTTTGCTACTGGCCAAGGTGCATCTGCAGTAGGTTTAACTGCCTCGGTTAGGAAGGATCCTATCACCAAGGAATGGACTCTTGAAGGTGGTGCGTTGGTTTTGGCCGATAAAGGGGTGTGTTTAATTGACGAGTTTGACAAGATGAATGACCAGGATCGGACGTCCATTCATGAAGCAATGGAGCAACAGAGTATATCCATCTCTAAGGCTGGTATTGTAACCACTTTGCAAGCTAGGTGTTCGATTATTGCGGCTGCTAACCCAAACGGGGGTCGTTACAACTCAACATTACCATTGAGCCAAAACGTTGATTTAACCGAGCCGATATTGTCGAGATTCGATATCCTGTGCGTTGTGCGAGATCTTGTCGACGAAGAAAGTGATGAAAGGCTAGCAACGTTTGTTGTCGACTCCCATATCAGATCGCACCCTGAATCTGACATCCACCAGGAACCAGCTGATGAGGACATGGAGGAGGCCGATGCTGGAACAGCTGCCCTGTCCAACAGACAAAAGAAACTCAAGCGTCATAGAGACAAAGAGGGGGAAATATCTCCTATTCCTCAAGAAGTATTGATGAAATACATACACTACGCGCGAACCAAGGTTAATCCTAAATTACACCAAATGGACATGGGGAAAGTTAGTAAAGTGTATGCGGATCTCAGAAGAGAAAGTATTACAACGGGTTCCTTCCCTATTACAGTTAGACACTTGGAATCTATCCTTAGAATTGCTGAATCGTTTGCAAAGATGAGACTCTCTGAGTTTGTTTCTTCTTGGGATCTTGATCGGGCGATCAAAGTAACTGTGGATAGTTTCGTTGGCGCACAGAAGATCAGTGTCCGGCGACAACTACAAAGATCGTTCGCAATTTATACAATGTCGCGCGGCGATTAA
- the NCL1 gene encoding tRNA (cytosine-C5-)-methyltransferase (Syntenic homolog of Saccharomyces cerevisiae YBL024W (NCL1)) — protein MARKKHSRGKGAKKTFGARNDSNAQKDWTELVKENEKWENYYKQLGVVPEAEWEDFKKTCQTQLPLTFRITGSRKHAQEVLELFENEHLPKLTNVVWDGEKVEAPKALPWYGDNMAWQLDVSKSVIRKNEEFSKMQRFLVVENAVGNISRQEAVSMIPPIVLGVEPHHSVLDMCAAPGSKTAQLVEALHANGPEPSGFVVANDADYRRSHMLVHQLKRLNSANLIVVNHDAQFFPRIKTAEGSKDFLKFDRVLCDVPCSGDGTMRKNINVWKDWGTGSGLGLHTVQLNILNRGLTLLKNGGRLVYSTCSLNPIENEAVVAAALRKWGAKIKLVNCDDQLLGLVRSTGISSWPVLDKNYEEKNKGDDGTIATWFPPSEEEAKEFNLENCIRVYPHQQNTGGFFISVFEKINTEPVETAQDEKSEEPEQKKQKHEPAPKKERLPRDANEEPFVFVSPTHPELANCWSFYGVDDAFDRNTCLVRNAAGEPTRVIYHVATPLKYLIEANEDRLKIVYSGIKLFVSQRSDVGCSWRIQSEALPIMQHHMNDARVVDTNLEMLKKLLLEAFPRFEDMQEAHIDDDFIAKMSSLSSGCAFIRVTRGQDKEGLFLPLWNGNKCVNLMVCKEDTHELLYRVFGIETTSKQNPKAEAQAKAQEEKAAALADKDSPQESAEDVQVDVSESAAEKETPLTAVHTEADASEQV, from the coding sequence ATGGCAAGAAAGAAGCATAGCCGTGGCAAGGGTGCCAAAAAGACGTTTGGTGCGCGCAATGACAGCAATGCGCAGAAGGACTGGACAGAGCTGGTGAAGGAGAACGAGAAGTGGGAAAACTACTACAAGCAGCTAGGCGTTGTGCCAGAGGCGGAATGGGAGGACTTTAAGAAGACATGCCAGACGCAGCTTCCACTGACATTCCGCATCACGGGCTCGCGGAAACATGCACAGGAGGTGCTCGAGCTTTTCGAGAACGAGCATTTGCCCAAACTGACTAATGTCGTGTGGGACGGTGAGAAGGTGGAGGCGCCCAAGGCGCTTCCATGGTATGGCGACAACATGGCATGGCAATTAGATGTATCGAAGAGTGTAATTCGGAAGAATGAAGAATTTTCTAAGATGCAGAGATTTCTAGTCGTCGAGAATGCTGTTGGTAACATTTCGCGCCAGGAGGCCGTGTCTATGATCCCTCCGATTGTTTTGGGTGTAGAACCACACCATTCGGTGCTGGACATGTGCGCTGCTCCGGGCTCCAAAACAGCCCAGCTAGTTGAGGCGCTGCACGCCAATGGGCCTGAGCCATCTGGGTTTGTTGTTGCGAATGACGCCGATTACAGAAGATCGCATATGCTGGTCCACCAGCTGAAGAGACTGAACTCTGCGAACCTGATTGTTGTTAACCACGACGCACAGTTCTTCCCACGCATAAAAACCGCTGAGGGGTCGAAAGATTTCTTGAAGTTTGACAGGGTCCTATGTGACGTTCCATGTTCTGGAGACGGAACAATGAGAAAAAACATCAACGTTTGGAAGGACTGGGGCACCGGTTCCGGTCTTGGCCTACACACTGTTCAATTGAACATTTTAAACAGGGGTCTAACTCTACTGAAGAATGGCGGTCGTCTAGTGTACTCTACGTGTTCTCTAAACCCTATTGAGAATGAAGCAGTTGTTGCTGCGGCCTTGAGGAAATGGGGTGCGAAGATCAAGTTGGTCAACTGCGATGACCAGCTTCTAGGCCTTGTTCGCTCCACTGGTATCAGCTCCTGGCCGGTTCTTGATAAGAATTACGAGGAGAAAAACAAGGGTGACGATGGAACCATTGCAACATGGTTCCCACCTTCAGAAGAGGAAGCGAAGGAATTCAACTTGGAAAACTGTATTAGAGTGTACCCTCACCAGCAGAACACTGGTGGATTCTTCATTTCCGTTTTCGAGAAAATCAACACCGAACCGGTTGAAACTGCACAAGATGAGAAATCGGAAGAGCCTGAGCAAAAGAAGCAGAAACATGAGCCTGCGCCAAAGAAAGAAAGGCTACCACGTGATGCGAATGAAGAGCCATTCGTTTTTGTTAGTCCTACACACCCGGAATTGGCCAACTGTTGGTCTTTCTACGGTGTTGACGATGCTTTTGATCGAAATACCTGTCTGGTCCGCAATGCTGCCGGAGAACCAACTAGAGTGATCTACCATGTTGCGACGCCATTAAAGTATTTGATAGAGGCTAACGAAGATAGATTGAAGATTGTGTACTCCGGTATCAAGCTGTTCGTGTCTCAAAGAAGTGACGTTGGGTGTTCATGGAGAATTCAAAGTGAGGCTTTACCTATCATGCAACATCATATGAACGATGCGCGCGTTGTTGACACCAATTTGGAAATGTTGAAGAAGCTATTATTAGAGGCATTCCCTCGTTTTGAAGACATGCAGGAAGCTCATATCGATGATGATTTTATCGCAAAGATGAGCTCTCTGTCGTCTGGGTGCGCGTTCATTAGGGTGACCCGTGGCCAAGATAAGGAAGGGCTGTTCCTCCCTCTCTGGAATGGCAATAAGTGTGTGAATCTAATGGTATGCAAAGAGGATACACATGAGTTGTTGTACCGTGTCTTTGGTATCGAAACCACGAGCAAGCAAAACCCTAAAGCAGAGGCGCAGGCAAAGGCGCAGGAAGAGAAGGCAGCTGCCCTAGCTGACAAAGACTCTCCACAAGAGTCAGCTGAGGATGTGCAGGTAGACGTATCCGAATCAGCAGCTGAGAAAGAAACTCCACTTACCGCAGTTCATACCGAGGCTGATGCTTCTGAGCAAGTTTGA
- the RRN10 gene encoding Rrn10p (Syntenic homolog of Saccharomyces cerevisiae YBL025W (RRN10)): MDRNVYEACSDLIRSHHGVASADEVLGEKIGHQVPVPVPAAEEVELAAKAELEAGDNVLPHMDLKVLHYFMTQLVVQKYEHLVGCFDETALVTLGLIVEEWVREYLRAAGGSAGPGPALVVSKETNYRHSPADI, from the coding sequence ATGGATCGCAACGTGTACGAAGCGTGCAGTGATCTGATAAGGAGCCACCACGGTGTGGCGAGTGCAGATGAGGTTCTAGGGGAGAAAATTGGGCACCAGGTACCCGTGCCCGTGCCGGCGGCCGAAGAGGTGGAGTTGGCGGCTAAAGCAGAGCTGGAAGCGGGCGACAACGTGCTCCCGCATATGGACCTGAAGGTGCTGCACTACTTCATGACGCAGCTTGTGGTGCAGAAGTACGAGCACCTGGTGGGATGCTTCGACGAGACGGCACTGGTGACCTTGGGGCTGATTGTCGAAGAGTGGGTGCGCGAGTACCTACGGGCGGCAGGTGGGAGCGCAGGGCCCGGCCCTGCACTTGTGGTCAGCAAGGAGACGAACTACCGGCACTCTCCTGCGGATATATAG
- a CDS encoding uncharacterized protein (Syntenic homolog of Saccharomyces cerevisiae YER137C), giving the protein MQNTADRPDLGVLTRLLADRNASKEQYERKLAQLTTLLDSLLTMQQRVGDAGGAMALDGNALEQMLAEPLEVIEKDGQQYALVPLCGAGAGAAEPPKQRRKRTQLTCSYCHEVGHTRARCERRLLGRDAD; this is encoded by the coding sequence ATGCAGAATACTGCTGACAGACCGGACTTGGGAGTGCTGacgcggctgctggcggaCAGAAATGCATCGAAGGAGCAGTACGAGCGCAAACTGGCACAACTAACCACACTTCTGGATTCGCTGCTTACAATGCAGCAGCGGGTAGGGGACGCGGGCGGTGCGATGGCGCTGGATGGCAATGCGCTGGAGCAGATGCTGGCGGAGCCTCTGGAAGTGATCGAAAAGGACGGGCAGCAGTACGCGCTGGTTCCGCTCTGTGGTGCAGGAGCGGGCGCAGCGGAACCGCCGAAACAGCGGCGGAAGCGGACGCAGCTCACGTGCTCGTACTGTCACGAGGTCGGCCATACGCGCGCCCGCTGCGAGCGGCGCTTGTTGGGCCGCGACGCCGATTAG
- the LSM2 gene encoding Sm-like protein LSM2 (Syntenic homolog of Saccharomyces cerevisiae YBL026W (LSM2); 1-intron) has protein sequence MLFFSFFKTLVDQEVTVELKNDIELKGTLKSVDQFLNLKLDNISCNNEAKYPHLSSVRNIFIRGSTVRYVYLKKGMVDTNLLQDAARREAMSERK, from the exons ATGCTATTCTTCTCATTTTTCAAGACTCTGGTGGACCAGGAGGTCACCGTCGAG CTGAAGAATGACATTGAACTCAAGGGTACTCTGAAGTCCGTCGACCAGTTTCTCAACCTCAAGCTCGACAACATCTCCTGCAATAACGAGGCCAAATACCCGCACCTCTCCAGCGTCCGCAACATCTTCATCAGGGGCTCCACGGTGCGCTACGTATATCTGAAGAAGGGCATGGTGGACACGAACCTGCTGCAAGACGCTGCCCGCAGAGAGGCCATGAGCGAAAGGAAGTAG